A genomic window from Maridesulfovibrio sp. includes:
- a CDS encoding CheR family methyltransferase has product MSTLFSGRGFSGKIKISQKEFFELRDIIYELSGIFLQDNRRFLVENRFATRLSELELKNYTEYIDYLKNHFKGRSEELNMLTELITTNETSFFRDNSQLKIFQNFTLKKFIDAGNESGRREIKIWSAGCSSGEEPYTLAIILHETLKSEIGKWRIKITANDISTNVLKMAEKGLYTKYSLRTTPAPIILKYFKNIGNDVFQINPEVKRLVKFSKINLNIESQVKLIPKSHIVFCRNVIIYFDKKMKIKVLSGFHNNLLDNGHLYVGHSESLHSVTDKFKPRQHAGTITYHKI; this is encoded by the coding sequence ATGAGTACTTTATTTTCAGGAAGAGGTTTCAGCGGAAAAATTAAAATTTCGCAAAAGGAATTTTTTGAGCTCAGAGATATTATCTATGAGTTATCTGGAATTTTTTTGCAGGATAATAGACGTTTTTTGGTCGAAAACAGATTTGCAACCCGTCTTTCTGAGTTAGAATTAAAAAATTATACCGAGTACATAGATTACTTAAAGAATCACTTTAAGGGTAGATCCGAAGAGCTGAATATGCTCACGGAATTAATAACAACCAATGAAACCAGTTTTTTCAGGGATAATTCACAGCTAAAGATTTTTCAAAACTTCACTTTGAAAAAATTTATTGATGCCGGAAATGAGTCTGGACGCCGTGAAATAAAAATCTGGTCTGCAGGCTGTTCGTCAGGCGAGGAGCCATACACTCTCGCAATAATTCTGCATGAGACTCTTAAAAGTGAAATAGGCAAATGGCGTATAAAAATCACCGCAAATGATATATCGACGAATGTTTTAAAAATGGCTGAAAAGGGGTTATATACCAAATATTCTTTACGAACTACTCCTGCTCCTATTATCTTGAAATATTTCAAAAATATTGGAAATGATGTCTTTCAGATCAATCCCGAGGTGAAACGGCTTGTAAAGTTCAGCAAGATAAATTTGAACATTGAAAGTCAGGTTAAGTTAATTCCCAAGTCCCATATTGTCTTTTGTCGAAACGTCATCATTTATTTCGACAAAAAAATGAAAATCAAAGTTTTGAGTGGATTTCATAATAATTTGCTTGATAACGGACACTTATATGTGGGACATTCTGAATCATTACATTCAGTAACAGATAAGTTCAAACCTAGGCAGCACGCTGGAACGATCACGTACCATAAGATTTAA
- a CDS encoding HDOD domain-containing protein, with amino-acid sequence MQTVNIEDVQPGMILATDLKQGNRMLLPAGSVLTNKNIAVFKTQGIELVQVVPSGNSDPDEESIDRAFVYARDYFMFVNHDDPVIMHMFDVAVYKLALRLMDGWRMPTHDEQHVTALDDMRDLFFRDEGTIEDIVDAELKVASFPDIFFKVKEVVDDSKSTAENIAEVVGLDVGLSTQLLKLVNSPLYGFPSEINNLVRAVALIGGKELCTLALGLSTIGYFKDIPPELIDMRTFWMHSLTCGVFSKVIAEQVDGVVPEMMFTAGLLHDVGRLILFKKMPYSAVQAMLFARGNFIPLVEAEDVVLGFNHSQIARCMLEKWNFPPALTEIISSHHAPGKSEMKKEAGILQVADNLALAVGIADGGMYVLPGVDDEVWDLLEIDAESLKNIVDKYDFQIKEIFNTFFN; translated from the coding sequence ATGCAGACTGTGAACATTGAGGATGTCCAGCCGGGGATGATTCTAGCAACTGACTTGAAGCAGGGAAACAGAATGCTTTTACCTGCCGGCTCAGTTCTGACTAATAAAAATATTGCTGTTTTTAAGACTCAGGGTATTGAGCTGGTTCAAGTCGTTCCTTCTGGAAACTCCGATCCTGATGAGGAAAGCATTGATAGGGCTTTTGTATATGCCCGTGATTATTTCATGTTTGTAAATCATGATGATCCGGTAATTATGCACATGTTTGACGTTGCTGTGTATAAGCTTGCGCTCCGGTTGATGGATGGGTGGCGGATGCCCACTCATGACGAGCAGCATGTAACCGCCCTTGATGATATGCGCGACCTTTTTTTCCGTGACGAAGGCACAATTGAAGATATTGTTGATGCTGAACTCAAGGTGGCATCATTTCCGGATATATTTTTTAAAGTAAAAGAAGTTGTTGATGACTCTAAAAGTACTGCTGAAAATATAGCCGAGGTTGTCGGACTCGATGTAGGTCTTTCCACCCAGTTACTGAAGCTGGTCAACAGCCCGCTTTACGGATTTCCTTCTGAAATTAATAATCTTGTACGTGCTGTGGCACTGATTGGCGGCAAGGAACTTTGCACTTTGGCCCTGGGACTTTCCACTATCGGCTATTTCAAGGATATCCCGCCGGAACTGATTGATATGCGTACTTTCTGGATGCATTCTCTAACTTGCGGGGTCTTTTCAAAGGTGATCGCAGAGCAGGTTGACGGAGTTGTTCCGGAAATGATGTTTACAGCAGGATTGCTCCATGATGTAGGCCGTTTGATTTTGTTCAAGAAAATGCCGTACAGTGCTGTTCAGGCCATGCTGTTTGCCCGCGGAAATTTTATTCCTTTGGTAGAAGCTGAAGATGTTGTTCTCGGTTTCAATCATAGTCAGATTGCCCGGTGTATGCTTGAAAAATGGAATTTTCCTCCTGCTCTGACTGAAATTATCAGCAGTCACCATGCACCAGGAAAAAGTGAAATGAAAAAAGAAGCAGGTATCTTACAGGTAGCTGATAATCTTGCTCTGGCAGTTGGAATTGCAGATGGTGGCATGTATGTTCTGCCCGGTGTTGATGATGAAGTTTGGGATTTATTGGAGATTGATGCAGAAAGCTTGAAAAATATCGTTGATAAGTATGATTTCCAGATTAAGGAAATATTTAATACTTTCTTTAATTAG
- a CDS encoding ATP-binding protein, producing the protein MPSFNSIIVENIVESIDVGIMVISREGEIEFLNSAACKILKLDITKHIGLGWGEIFITDATFNTEFNQVILDVISEQKAGLKHIVPYTIKGRECPQKLSITSSYLTENEEILGLVFLFEDITDIYNAEQREKKILSRNAELQKERIESLNSMSQAVAHQVLNPTTVIGGMTNLLSRKLDKEDPVQRELKIISEEAMKLEGLVAAVKTYSNIPKPYPSEISCEELFRNALSNVNSILERSGEHIEMELNCEVEKITVGKEMFEDAIVEILLNASNFTLKNVALVTIEIKKKNNTIQIRIMDQGMGIEPQIMHHVLDPFFSTKAKGVGMGLPRVKKIIFEHQGTLEIESAGSGKGTTVIIEIPSPDPKC; encoded by the coding sequence ATGCCATCATTTAATTCCATAATTGTTGAAAATATTGTTGAAAGTATCGATGTTGGAATTATGGTTATTTCCCGCGAAGGGGAAATTGAGTTCCTGAATTCAGCAGCCTGCAAAATCCTCAAACTGGATATTACAAAACATATAGGTCTTGGCTGGGGAGAAATTTTTATTACCGATGCTACATTCAATACTGAATTTAATCAGGTAATTCTTGATGTTATAAGTGAACAGAAGGCCGGACTAAAACATATAGTCCCATACACGATCAAAGGCCGTGAATGCCCACAGAAGCTGTCCATCACTTCTTCATATCTGACAGAGAACGAAGAAATCCTAGGTCTAGTTTTTCTATTTGAAGATATTACAGATATTTATAATGCCGAACAACGTGAGAAGAAAATCCTTTCCCGCAATGCCGAACTGCAAAAAGAAAGGATCGAAAGTCTGAACTCTATGTCACAGGCAGTTGCTCATCAGGTCCTAAATCCCACGACTGTTATCGGCGGTATGACCAATCTCCTTTCCCGCAAATTAGATAAAGAAGATCCAGTTCAACGTGAGCTGAAAATTATTTCCGAAGAAGCCATGAAGCTAGAAGGATTGGTTGCGGCAGTCAAAACTTACTCCAATATTCCAAAGCCATACCCGTCAGAAATAAGTTGTGAGGAATTATTCCGCAACGCGCTCAGCAATGTGAACTCAATACTTGAGCGAAGTGGCGAGCATATTGAAATGGAACTCAATTGCGAAGTAGAAAAAATTACTGTCGGCAAAGAAATGTTTGAAGACGCAATAGTTGAAATTTTGCTCAATGCCAGTAATTTTACGCTGAAAAATGTTGCTTTAGTGACTATCGAGATCAAAAAAAAGAATAATACAATCCAGATTAGAATCATGGATCAGGGCATGGGTATCGAACCTCAAATCATGCACCATGTATTGGACCCGTTTTTCTCTACCAAGGCAAAAGGAGTAGGTATGGGATTGCCTCGGGTCAAAAAAATAATATTTGAGCATCAGGGAACATTGGAAATTGAAAGTGCCGGTTCAGGAAAAGGAACGACAGTGATTATTGAAATTCCTTCTCCAGATCCCAAGTGCTGA
- a CDS encoding replication-associated recombination protein A, whose translation MKLELTDNQPLADRIRPKNIGDFFGQNHIRERIEAFERSKRLPSLLLFGPPGCGKSTLAMLLAKSTGRHFVRISAPESGIAALRKQLAGMDILILDELHRFSKAQQDFFLPILESGEITLLATTTENPSFSVTRQLLSRLHVLRLRSLSKVDLLAICKRACEELEIELSADSLTLITSMAGGDGRSLLNLLEYTSQLPEEKREAENLRKILPETVIRGDRDGDSHYELASALIKSIRGSDPDAALYYLGCLIESGEDPKFITRRLIISAGEDVGLADPHAMTMAVSCQQAVEFIGMPEGFIPLSEAVVYLALAPKSNSTYAAYYNVKQEIRQNGMLPVPLHLRNATTNLQKEWGYGRNYLYPHSYPNSYVEQEYLPPEISDRMFYDPKDQGEEPRLNAWLKGQRRSRPPRKRPEPKKWGK comes from the coding sequence ATGAAATTAGAACTTACAGATAATCAGCCCTTAGCTGATCGTATTCGCCCTAAAAATATTGGCGATTTTTTTGGTCAGAACCACATCCGTGAACGGATCGAAGCTTTTGAACGTTCCAAGCGATTGCCGAGTCTCTTGCTTTTCGGCCCTCCTGGCTGCGGAAAATCAACACTTGCCATGCTCCTGGCCAAATCTACAGGCCGTCATTTCGTGCGCATCAGTGCACCGGAATCAGGCATTGCCGCTTTACGTAAGCAGCTGGCAGGAATGGACATTCTTATTCTTGATGAGTTACACCGCTTTTCCAAAGCACAGCAGGATTTCTTTTTGCCGATTCTTGAATCCGGAGAAATTACCCTGCTTGCTACTACCACGGAGAACCCCTCTTTCAGCGTAACCCGCCAGTTGCTTTCCCGTTTGCATGTTTTGAGACTGCGTTCACTAAGTAAAGTTGACCTTCTGGCAATCTGCAAACGCGCCTGCGAAGAACTTGAGATTGAACTTAGTGCCGATAGTTTAACTCTGATTACTTCCATGGCCGGTGGTGACGGCCGCAGTCTGCTCAACTTGTTGGAATACACATCCCAATTGCCTGAAGAAAAACGTGAGGCTGAGAATCTGCGTAAAATTTTACCGGAAACCGTAATTCGCGGTGATCGGGACGGAGATTCCCATTATGAACTCGCATCTGCTTTGATCAAATCCATTCGTGGTAGTGATCCGGACGCAGCCCTATACTATCTCGGGTGCCTGATTGAAAGTGGGGAAGATCCGAAGTTCATTACCCGCAGGTTGATTATTTCAGCTGGAGAAGATGTGGGGCTTGCCGATCCTCACGCCATGACCATGGCTGTTTCCTGTCAACAGGCAGTTGAATTTATCGGCATGCCTGAAGGGTTTATACCTCTTTCCGAGGCCGTGGTATATCTGGCTCTTGCACCCAAAAGTAATAGCACTTATGCAGCTTACTATAATGTAAAACAGGAAATCAGGCAAAACGGAATGCTTCCTGTTCCACTACATCTGCGCAACGCCACCACCAACCTGCAAAAAGAATGGGGCTATGGGCGTAACTACCTGTATCCACACTCCTATCCCAATTCTTATGTCGAGCAGGAATACCTGCCGCCAGAAATTTCTGATCGAATGTTTTATGATCCCAAGGATCAGGGGGAAGAGCCACGCCTTAATGCTTGGCTGAAAGGTCAGCGCAGATCTCGCCCACCAAGGAAAAGACCGGAACCTAAAAAATGGGGCAAGTGA
- a CDS encoding 16S rRNA (uracil(1498)-N(3))-methyltransferase, protein MARLNSFYLSPENWNSPFMLEGGEAKHLGKVLRTRVGDTVRLFDGCGREGLFTVTEITKSTVQLDLTEEKTIQDTRNITLAIGWNKSSRRNWILEKSVELQTRGLIFFQSEFSQGKVPAEIKESWTEKLVAASKQCGNQWLPELSTISGSLEKFIEHSAQYKNKLFLWEKADNDNVPENSVFAAESTLAVIGPEGGFSLREAELLIKNGFTPLSLGQSILRWETAALLCMGAAYLEKQKA, encoded by the coding sequence ATGGCTAGACTAAATTCTTTTTATCTTTCTCCGGAAAACTGGAACTCCCCTTTCATGCTTGAAGGCGGAGAAGCCAAACATCTAGGCAAGGTTCTGAGAACCCGTGTAGGTGATACCGTTCGTCTTTTTGACGGATGCGGCCGCGAGGGATTGTTTACTGTTACCGAGATAACGAAAAGTACAGTTCAACTGGATTTGACCGAAGAAAAAACAATCCAGGACACGCGCAATATAACCCTCGCCATCGGGTGGAACAAAAGCTCTCGCCGGAATTGGATTCTTGAAAAATCAGTTGAGCTGCAAACTCGTGGACTTATCTTCTTTCAAAGTGAATTCAGCCAGGGCAAAGTCCCTGCTGAAATAAAAGAAAGCTGGACTGAAAAACTCGTCGCCGCTTCAAAGCAATGTGGAAATCAATGGCTGCCTGAACTTTCGACGATCTCAGGATCATTGGAAAAATTTATTGAACACTCTGCCCAGTACAAAAATAAACTTTTCTTGTGGGAAAAAGCGGATAACGATAATGTTCCTGAAAATTCAGTATTTGCTGCTGAGTCAACACTGGCAGTAATCGGTCCTGAAGGTGGATTCAGCCTGCGTGAGGCTGAATTGTTAATTAAGAATGGTTTCACCCCCCTCAGTCTTGGGCAGTCCATACTGCGATGGGAAACCGCCGCCCTGCTCTGCATGGGAGCTGCATATTTAGAAAAACAAAAAGCTTGA
- the lysA gene encoding diaminopimelate decarboxylase, with protein MHHFEIKNNELHAENISITELAKEYGTPLYIYSAATLRRHFEAFDSAFTGLDHMTCYSVKANSNLSVLKLLAEMGAGMDIVSGGELYRALKAGVPANKIVFSGVGKKAYEIAEALKADILMFNVESVGELHRINEVAESMNKVARISFRINPDVDPKTHPYISTGMKKNKFGLDMETAKEAYKIAKELTNVSPIGMDCHIGSQLTTIEPFLEALDKLLTFRDELATIGIEIEHLDLGGGLGITYDEEEPPHPKEFGEALSKALAGKGLKVILEPGRVIAGNSGILIGEVIYTKKTPTKDFLIVDAAMNDLIRPSLYQSYHRISEVVQNKRAEIDYDVVGPICESGDFLAKDRMLPEMKQGELLAVYSAGAYGFTMSSNYNSRLRAAEIIVDGDDVIVARRRESYEDLIKLES; from the coding sequence ATGCATCATTTTGAAATTAAAAATAACGAATTACATGCTGAAAATATCAGCATTACAGAACTGGCCAAAGAATACGGAACCCCTCTTTACATTTATTCCGCAGCCACTCTGCGCAGACATTTCGAAGCTTTCGATTCCGCTTTTACAGGACTCGATCACATGACCTGCTACTCCGTTAAAGCCAATTCCAACCTGAGCGTGCTCAAATTGCTGGCTGAAATGGGCGCAGGTATGGATATCGTTTCCGGGGGCGAACTTTACCGTGCTCTTAAAGCCGGTGTTCCGGCTAATAAAATAGTATTTTCAGGCGTGGGTAAAAAAGCATACGAAATTGCAGAAGCTCTCAAAGCCGACATCCTCATGTTCAACGTTGAATCCGTTGGCGAATTGCACCGCATCAACGAAGTGGCCGAGTCCATGAACAAAGTTGCGCGCATCAGCTTCCGCATCAACCCCGATGTTGACCCCAAGACCCACCCCTATATTTCAACAGGGATGAAGAAAAACAAGTTCGGTCTTGATATGGAAACCGCCAAGGAAGCTTACAAAATAGCAAAAGAGCTTACCAATGTTTCACCCATCGGTATGGATTGTCATATCGGGTCTCAGCTGACCACCATCGAGCCTTTCCTCGAAGCTTTAGACAAGCTTCTAACTTTCCGCGATGAGCTTGCAACCATTGGTATCGAAATAGAACATCTCGACCTCGGCGGAGGACTTGGCATCACTTACGATGAAGAAGAGCCGCCCCATCCGAAGGAATTCGGTGAGGCATTGAGCAAAGCTCTGGCCGGCAAAGGACTTAAAGTAATACTTGAACCTGGCCGTGTTATCGCTGGTAACTCCGGTATTCTCATTGGTGAAGTCATCTACACCAAGAAAACACCGACCAAGGATTTCCTCATCGTTGATGCTGCTATGAACGATCTTATCCGTCCTTCACTTTATCAGTCCTACCACCGAATTTCTGAAGTTGTTCAGAACAAACGTGCGGAAATCGACTATGATGTAGTTGGTCCTATCTGCGAATCCGGTGACTTTCTCGCAAAAGACCGCATGCTGCCAGAAATGAAACAGGGTGAGCTTCTTGCTGTTTATTCTGCCGGAGCATACGGTTTCACCATGTCTTCCAACTATAACTCCCGCCTACGCGCAGCTGAAATCATCGTTGATGGTGATGACGTAATAGTCGCCCGCAGAAGGGAATCCTACGAAGACCTGATTAAACTGGAATCTTAA
- the mutS gene encoding DNA mismatch repair protein MutS, with product MFEQYLQIKAEHPDSLLFYRMGDFYELFFEDAEVAARELQIALTCRNPNSKDKIPMCGVPHHASRAYLAQLIEKGYTVALCDQIEDPKQAKGLVKRAVTRVFTPGTVVEDDTLSAKASNYLGALIWDETKSAGGLAWMDFSTGQWSGIQSKNENDLWQWALKVNPRELILPHGKSVPGQYAEIDARIAPAPSAGYFNYKSAKDNVLEAQNVADLDSLDLEDKPQLTQACGALIAYLRQTQLQDFNHLGEFTPLNVSKFMILDEVTERNLELFKRLDGRKGKGTLLNVLDKTITPMGGRLLSVRLKQPWREISPIEQNQRAVTFFHDDDSLRAKVREQLDTVYDLERLSTRVVLGRATPKDFISLRQSLKTLPPVHQLLQEAVSNMDEETQITPALKSIVTKWDSMSDVADLLEGALVDSPPPVITEGGLFKSGFNPDLDELIELTEHGESTLSGLLENEKAANDLPKLKLGFNKVFGYYFEISKAFKGQVPDYFERRQTLVNSERYITPELKELEEKILSASEKRKTLEYNLFQKVRAEVAQNRGRFMFMADAIAAIDFWQGLAEAARANRWSCPEIHSGMEVVIEEGRHPVVEAVQGTANYIPNSLTIDEKRRILLITGPNMAGKSTVLRQVALMGIMAQIGSYIPASSGRIGLMDRVFSRVGASDNLAQGQSTFMVEMMETARILRQASKRSLVILDEIGRGTSTFDGLALAWAVVEELSKRARGGIRTLFATHYHELTSLEGVIDGLRNFNIAVREWKGDILFLRRLVPGPADKSYGIEVAKLAGVPKPVVVRAREILANLEEKSQDMDGHTVNHTTSVQSILPGMICTGTEKENAAPPEDHAIIKELRNLDVNGLSPIEALTLMNQWKKSLGDK from the coding sequence ATGTTCGAGCAGTATTTGCAGATCAAGGCAGAGCACCCTGATTCTCTACTTTTTTATCGAATGGGAGATTTTTACGAACTATTCTTTGAGGACGCTGAGGTCGCAGCGCGTGAATTGCAGATCGCTTTGACCTGCCGAAATCCTAACTCTAAGGATAAAATTCCAATGTGCGGAGTGCCGCACCATGCCTCGCGCGCTTATCTTGCGCAGCTGATTGAAAAGGGCTACACGGTCGCGCTTTGTGATCAGATAGAAGACCCAAAACAGGCAAAAGGGCTGGTCAAGCGAGCGGTTACCAGAGTATTTACTCCCGGTACCGTTGTCGAGGACGACACTCTTTCAGCAAAGGCCAGCAACTATCTTGGAGCCTTAATCTGGGATGAGACTAAGTCTGCTGGCGGGTTGGCCTGGATGGATTTTTCCACCGGACAATGGAGCGGAATCCAGAGCAAAAATGAAAATGATCTCTGGCAATGGGCGTTGAAAGTAAATCCCCGGGAGCTAATTCTCCCGCATGGTAAATCTGTTCCCGGGCAGTATGCTGAAATTGATGCCCGCATTGCCCCGGCTCCGTCAGCCGGATATTTCAACTACAAATCTGCTAAAGATAATGTTTTAGAGGCACAGAACGTAGCCGACCTTGATTCGCTGGACCTTGAGGACAAACCACAACTGACTCAGGCATGCGGAGCGCTTATCGCTTACCTGCGTCAAACTCAGCTGCAGGATTTTAACCACCTCGGTGAATTTACTCCACTCAATGTCAGCAAATTCATGATTCTGGATGAAGTCACCGAACGCAACCTTGAGTTATTTAAAAGACTTGACGGCAGAAAAGGCAAGGGAACCCTACTCAATGTGCTGGACAAGACTATCACCCCCATGGGCGGGCGCTTGCTGTCAGTACGGCTTAAACAGCCATGGCGTGAAATCTCGCCGATAGAACAAAACCAGCGCGCGGTCACATTTTTTCACGATGATGATTCCTTACGTGCAAAAGTCCGCGAACAGCTGGACACAGTCTACGACCTTGAACGTCTTTCCACCCGAGTCGTGCTCGGCCGGGCAACTCCCAAAGATTTTATCAGTCTGCGTCAGAGTTTGAAAACCCTGCCCCCGGTACATCAGCTTCTCCAAGAAGCTGTTTCCAATATGGACGAGGAAACACAGATTACTCCGGCCCTGAAAAGCATAGTGACAAAATGGGATTCCATGTCCGATGTGGCCGATCTGCTGGAAGGCGCCCTTGTGGACTCCCCGCCCCCGGTGATTACCGAAGGGGGGCTGTTCAAAAGCGGATTTAACCCGGATCTTGATGAACTGATAGAGCTGACCGAACACGGCGAATCCACCCTTTCCGGTTTGCTGGAAAATGAAAAAGCAGCCAACGATCTGCCCAAGCTCAAATTGGGATTCAATAAAGTCTTCGGCTACTATTTCGAAATTTCCAAAGCGTTTAAGGGACAAGTTCCGGATTATTTTGAACGTCGCCAGACTCTTGTAAACAGTGAACGGTACATAACCCCGGAACTTAAGGAGCTGGAAGAAAAGATCCTTTCTGCTTCCGAAAAGCGTAAGACCCTTGAGTATAACCTTTTTCAAAAAGTTCGCGCGGAAGTTGCCCAAAACCGTGGACGTTTCATGTTCATGGCCGATGCCATTGCTGCGATTGACTTTTGGCAGGGACTGGCTGAAGCCGCGCGCGCAAACCGTTGGTCATGCCCTGAGATCCATTCCGGCATGGAAGTGGTAATCGAAGAAGGACGGCATCCGGTAGTTGAAGCGGTTCAGGGGACAGCCAACTACATCCCCAACAGCCTGACAATTGATGAAAAGCGGCGGATACTGCTGATTACCGGTCCTAACATGGCTGGTAAATCCACCGTACTGCGGCAGGTGGCCCTCATGGGTATCATGGCTCAGATAGGTTCATACATTCCTGCCAGCAGCGGACGTATCGGGCTCATGGACCGAGTCTTTTCCCGTGTAGGCGCATCTGATAACCTTGCGCAGGGCCAGTCCACTTTCATGGTCGAAATGATGGAGACAGCCCGGATTCTCAGACAGGCGTCAAAACGTAGCCTTGTCATTCTGGATGAAATCGGGCGAGGAACCTCTACTTTCGATGGTCTTGCTCTGGCCTGGGCGGTAGTAGAAGAACTGTCAAAACGTGCACGGGGGGGCATCCGTACCCTTTTCGCCACCCATTACCATGAGCTGACCTCGCTTGAAGGTGTAATTGACGGATTACGCAATTTTAATATTGCTGTCCGTGAATGGAAAGGAGATATTCTTTTTCTACGCAGACTAGTTCCCGGTCCGGCTGATAAAAGCTATGGAATTGAAGTGGCGAAGCTTGCCGGGGTTCCCAAGCCTGTAGTAGTAAGAGCAAGGGAAATTCTTGCGAATCTTGAAGAAAAATCGCAGGATATGGACGGACATACGGTGAACCATACTACGTCTGTGCAATCGATTCTGCCTGGAATGATCTGCACTGGAACTGAAAAGGAAAACGCAGCCCCACCCGAAGATCACGCAATTATAAAAGAGTTGCGTAATCTGGATGTCAACGGACTTTCACCAATAGAAGCCCTTACCCTTATGAATCAGTGGAAAAAATCACTTGGAGATAAGTAA
- a CDS encoding tetratricopeptide repeat protein — MSFLSVFKKKKMTASENRAPSYLSGAGKGRSGLADTRAAIDELSKVVKDTPEAVEIYLALGNLYRSQGEIERAAQIRNSLIVRPGLDPAIKSRALYELGRDFSRGGFLDRAVNAFEKAREIVGDSPEILTELAELAAGSREFEKAAIFYSKLNQPLQEAHYLARLAEDYSSAGEDSLAQRTLKKALRISSHSVESWLLVLTRLKQEGSLEKFKKEFQTALSQVPKHLIFVLVEGILAESLVFGDTPVTTKDQGNNRNYPYYQVMVEEISQSDPDVIMHYYGARLLQLCGKQDEAEVWLEKTLMLNQNFWLARLELFNLAQKQQELTPSFKNQLDFFVNVARKVQRFTCSSCGLKRDRIFFNCPRCRSWHSISFRKELNQ; from the coding sequence GTGTCCTTTTTAAGCGTGTTTAAAAAGAAGAAAATGACGGCGTCCGAAAATCGGGCGCCGTCTTATTTGTCCGGGGCCGGAAAAGGCCGTTCAGGACTGGCTGACACCCGTGCAGCAATTGACGAACTCAGCAAAGTTGTAAAAGACACACCTGAAGCTGTAGAAATTTACCTCGCGCTGGGAAACCTTTACCGTTCCCAGGGCGAAATAGAACGTGCCGCCCAGATCAGAAACAGCCTGATTGTTCGCCCCGGTCTGGACCCGGCCATCAAATCCCGCGCCCTCTATGAGCTTGGCCGGGATTTCAGTCGCGGAGGTTTTCTTGACCGCGCGGTAAATGCCTTTGAAAAGGCCCGTGAAATAGTAGGAGACTCTCCTGAAATTCTTACCGAGCTGGCTGAGCTTGCTGCCGGCAGCAGAGAATTCGAAAAAGCCGCCATATTCTATTCCAAATTGAACCAGCCATTACAGGAAGCACATTATCTGGCCCGTCTTGCTGAAGATTACAGTTCCGCCGGAGAGGACAGTCTGGCTCAGCGAACTCTGAAAAAAGCCCTAAGAATTTCATCACATTCCGTCGAATCCTGGCTGCTGGTTTTGACCAGATTGAAGCAGGAAGGATCGCTGGAAAAATTTAAAAAAGAATTTCAAACCGCCCTTTCACAGGTTCCAAAACATTTAATTTTTGTCCTTGTTGAAGGCATTCTGGCTGAATCTCTCGTATTTGGAGACACCCCCGTCACTACCAAAGATCAGGGCAACAATCGCAATTACCCGTACTATCAAGTGATGGTTGAAGAAATTTCCCAATCAGACCCTGATGTGATCATGCATTATTACGGAGCAAGACTCCTGCAACTTTGCGGAAAACAAGACGAAGCCGAGGTCTGGCTTGAAAAGACCCTGATGCTTAACCAGAATTTCTGGCTGGCACGGCTTGAACTTTTCAATCTTGCCCAGAAACAGCAGGAACTGACCCCTTCCTTTAAAAACCAGCTGGACTTTTTCGTGAATGTTGCGAGAAAGGTTCAAAGATTTACTTGTTCCAGTTGCGGTCTCAAGCGGGATAGAATATTTTTCAATTGCCCAAGATGCCGCAGTTGGCATTCAATTTCGTTCCGTAAAGAACTGAACCAGTAA
- a CDS encoding LapA family protein: MRYLKVLALVVLFFLSMVFFIQNTPELSKEVTLSIELFSYKFMSQPLPYYLLILIAFAAGSVLCLLYFMADKIRLSGQLRTCRTRMANLEQEVNSLRNLPLDEGNYPSAEESEEKTSE, from the coding sequence ATGCGTTACTTGAAGGTTTTGGCTCTGGTAGTTCTCTTTTTTCTTTCAATGGTATTCTTTATCCAGAATACTCCTGAACTTTCCAAGGAAGTAACTCTGTCCATCGAACTGTTTAGCTATAAGTTCATGAGCCAGCCGCTTCCGTACTACCTGTTGATCCTGATTGCGTTTGCCGCAGGTTCCGTACTCTGTCTGCTCTATTTCATGGCTGACAAAATACGTCTTTCCGGTCAGCTCCGCACCTGCCGTACAAGAATGGCAAACCTCGAGCAGGAAGTTAATTCTCTGCGCAATCTGCCCCTCGATGAGGGGAACTATCCCTCCGCCGAAGAAAGCGAAGAGAAAACTTCTGAATAA